The following proteins are co-located in the Hypomesus transpacificus isolate Combined female chromosome 23, fHypTra1, whole genome shotgun sequence genome:
- the gall gene encoding galanin peptides-like isoform X1, whose protein sequence is MLSSYAVVFISILLFGQLAACRGMTHMVRMLTEKRGWTLNSAGYLLGPYAHRTLTVRHGASLGKRQDRVSHHRSDNLGSYFMYLLNVITYLRLKEMGALQDGHGHLEMGALQDGHGHLEMGALQDGHGHLESRL, encoded by the exons ATGTTAAGCAGTTATGCTGTTGTCTTTATCTCTATCTTACTGTTTGGGCAACTGGCAGCGTGTCGAGGGATGACCCACATGGTGAGAATGTTGACG gagaagagaggctggACCCTTAACAGCGCTGGATATCTGCTGGGACCTT ATGCACACAGAACGCTGACTGTGCGACATGGAGCGTCGCTGGGGAAACGGCAGGACAGGGTGTCTCACCACCGCAGCGACAACCTGG GCTCCTACTTTATGTATTTACTCAACGTGATCACCTACCTGCGTTTAAAAG AGATGGGAGCGCTGCAGGATGGGCATGGTCACCTTGAGATGGGAGCGCTGCAGGATGGGCATGGTCACCTTGAGATGGGAGCGCTGCAGGATGGGCATGGTCACCTTGAGTCCAGGCTGTAG
- the gall gene encoding galanin peptides-like isoform X2 produces MLSSYAVVFISILLFGQLAACRGMTHMEKRGWTLNSAGYLLGPYAHRTLTVRHGASLGKRQDRVSHHRSDNLGSYFMYLLNVITYLRLKEMGALQDGHGHLEMGALQDGHGHLEMGALQDGHGHLESRL; encoded by the exons ATGTTAAGCAGTTATGCTGTTGTCTTTATCTCTATCTTACTGTTTGGGCAACTGGCAGCGTGTCGAGGGATGACCCACATG gagaagagaggctggACCCTTAACAGCGCTGGATATCTGCTGGGACCTT ATGCACACAGAACGCTGACTGTGCGACATGGAGCGTCGCTGGGGAAACGGCAGGACAGGGTGTCTCACCACCGCAGCGACAACCTGG GCTCCTACTTTATGTATTTACTCAACGTGATCACCTACCTGCGTTTAAAAG AGATGGGAGCGCTGCAGGATGGGCATGGTCACCTTGAGATGGGAGCGCTGCAGGATGGGCATGGTCACCTTGAGATGGGAGCGCTGCAGGATGGGCATGGTCACCTTGAGTCCAGGCTGTAG
- the LOC124485060 gene encoding lymphocyte antigen 6D-like has product MTSFTLTLTVLIATFCAVQALRCHTCTSIHADQPSCAESEVMEEECGGTFTYCAKIKMHPPAYGEVLKCATERECNSTIPPQVERSCCITDLCN; this is encoded by the exons ATGACTTCTTTCACACTAACCCTGACTGTGCTCATAGCGACATTCTGTG CTGTGCAGGCTCTGAGATGTCACACCTGCACCAGCATCCACGCCGACCAGCCGTCCTGTGCTGAGTCAGAGGTCATGGAGGAGGAATGTGGAGGGACTTTCACTTACTGCGCCAAAATCAAGATGCACCCGCCAGCTT ACGGTGAGGTTTTAAAATGTGCGACGGAGCGAGAGTGTAACAGCACCATCCCGCCCCAGGTGGAGCGAAGCTGCTGCATCACGGATCTGTGTAACTAG
- the LOC124485403 gene encoding RUN domain-containing protein 3A-like, producing MEPGCVHATMATVDVSKTATSRNVAVERKNLITVCRFSVKTLLEKTTAEPIDDTSEEFINLASILEHILSHCFKGTGSWFDGQRSYWDFIRLACSKVPNSCISSIENMENISSSRAKGRAWVRVALMEKRLSEYIATALRDSRTTRRFYAEGAIMLREEATVLTGMLIGLGALDFSFCLKGEALDGKSSAVIDYTPYLKFTQSYDYQSDEDDRRSLDSSTSDDSAPEHPYVPLVTDEESWSTKCRKMEQRFKIVYAQKGYLEELVRLRESQLERAEAEARRLSARLDRLQQHSLQERRELEAIILELQEQLTSLIPCDSNHLSKDLSIPLVNQWPVLQPFNNHEEGKLFHRRSPPSPELLSVEISLDSDSQQAENKHNPETWGTAGEAFPRSLEALQGSLVSLPGCKSLSSLRSSECLVHISTENSPALSPS from the exons ATGGAGCCGGGCTGTGTGCATGCAACTATGGCTACGGTAGATGTCTCGAAGACAGCTACGTCTCGGAACGTGGCGGTAGAACGCAAGAACCTCATAACCGTGTGCAG GTTCTCGGTGAAAACTCTGCTGGAGAAGACCACGGCTGAGCCCATCGACGACACATCTGAGGAGTTCATCAACCTGGCCTCCATCTTGGAGCACATCCTGAGCCATTGCTTCAAAG GGACGGGAAGCTGGTTTGACGGACAGCGTAGCTACTGGGACTTCATCCGTCTGGCCTGTAGCAAAGTTCCCAACAGCTGCATCAGCAGCATAGAGAACATGGAGAACATCAGTTCCTCCCGTGCCAAG GGCAGAGCCTGGGTCCGCGTGGCCCTAATGGAGAAGAGGCTGTCGGAGTACATAGCCACGGCTCTGAGGGACAGCAGAACCACCCG aaggTTCTATGCAGAGGGAGCCATCATGCTGAGAGAAGAAgccacagtgctgactgggaTGCTGATAGGTCTTGGAGCCCTAGACTTCAG TTTCTGCTTGAAAGGGGAGGCCCTGGATGGGAAATCATCAGCTGTGATTGACTACACCCCCTACCTGAAGTTCACCCAGAG ctATGACTACCAAAGTGATGAGGATGACAGGCGTAGCCTTGACAGCAGCACCAGCGACGACAGCGCCCCAGAGCATCCCTACGTTCCCTTGGTGACGGACGAGGAGAGCTGGAGCACCAAATGCCGCAAGATGGAGCAGAGGTTCAAGATTGTCTATGCTCAGAAG GGctacctggaggagctggtgcGTCTGCGGGAGAGCCAGCTGGAGAGGGCGGAGGCAGAGGCCCGCAGACTGAGTGCTCGTCTGGACAGGCTGCAGCAGCAcagcctgcaggagaggagagagctggaggccaTCATACTGGAGCTGCAGGAGCAGCT GACAAGCCTGATTCCATGTGACTCCAACCATTTGTCCAAAGACTTGTCAATCCCTCTGGTCAACCAATGGCCAGTGCTCCAGCCCTTCAACAACCATGAAGAGGGAAAGTTGTTCCACAG GAGGAGCCCTCCCAGCCCTGAGCTGCTGTCAGTGGAGATCAGCCTGGACTCCGACTCCCAGCAggcagaaaacaaacacaaccccGAGACATGGGGCACCGCag gTGAGGCCTTCCCTCGCTCCCTGGAGGCTCTGCAGGGCTCGCTGGTCTCTCTGCCCGGCTGCAagtctctctccagcctgcGCTCCAGCGAGTGCCTGGTCCACATCAGCACTGAGAACAGCCCTGCCCTCTCGCCCAGCTAG